The Humulus lupulus chromosome 3, drHumLupu1.1, whole genome shotgun sequence genome window below encodes:
- the LOC133824783 gene encoding transcription factor MYB60 yields the protein MGRPPCCDKVGIKKGPWTPEEDIILVSYIQEHGPGNWRSVPTNTGLMRCSKSCRLRWTNYLRPGIKRGNFTPHEEGMIIHLQALLGNKWAAIASYLPQRTDNDIKNYWNTHLKKKLKKFHSALDPPNINTSNKTPPPPPPTSSTSHGGGGGSGGGGSSSDNNLSLKQQQQQSSSSSSSTIYASSTENISRLLEGWMRASPKTNNNNGLVPTGDGGAAGIKSEQLPGEGGGGGGDLVSHEELESILSFENNVNSIISNNNNISSWDRSSSTTNNCTAQMNNHHDHHHHHHDQEVEEKNSSNNNKPPLSFLEKWLLDETISTNATAGQVEELMELSPILF from the exons ATGGGAAGGCCTCCTTGCTGTGATAAGGTTGGCATTAAGAAAGGTCCATGGACCCCTGAAGAAGACATCATCCTTGTCTCTTACATCCAAGAACATGGACCTGGAAATTGGAGATCAGTTCCCACCAACACag gtttGATGAGATGTAGCAAGAGTTGCAGACTTAGATGGACAAACTATCTGAGACCAGGAATCAAGAGAGGAAATTTCACTCCTCATGAAGAAGGAATGATTATCCATTTACAAGCTTTATTGGGTAACAA atggGCAGCCATAGCTTCATACCTTCCACAAAGAACAGATAATGATATAAAGAACTACTGGAACACTCATCTGAAGAAGAAGCTCAAGAAATTTCACTCAGCTTTGGACCCTCCCAACATTAACACATCCAACaaaactcctcctcctcctcctcctacttCTTCCACCAGCCACGGCGGAGGAGGAGGTAGCGGCGGTGGCGGAAGCTCTTCAGACAACAATCTCAGCctgaagcagcagcagcagcagtcctcatcatcatcttcctccaCAATCTACGCCTCTAGCACTGAGAACATCTCTCGCCTTCTAGAGGGTTGGATGAGAGCTTCTCCGAAGACCAATAACAATAATGGATTGGTTCCCACCGGCGACGGCGGTGCTGCAGGGATAAAAAGTGAGCAACTGCCTGGGGAgggcggcggcggcggcggtgATTTGGTGTCTCATGAAGAATTGGAGTCCATTTTGTCGTTTGAGAATAATGTGAACAGTATtattagtaataataataatatttcgtCATGGGACCGATCTTCTTCGACCACTAATAACTGTACAGCTCAGATGAATAACCACcatgatcatcatcatcatcatcatgatcAGGAGGTGGAGGAGAAgaatagtagtaataataataagcCGCCATTGTCGTTTCTTGAGAAGTGGTTATTGGATGAAACGATCAGTACTAATGCCACGGCTGGTCAAGTGGAGGAGTTGATGGAGTTGTCTCCTATATTGTTCTAA